A window from Schistosoma haematobium chromosome 1, whole genome shotgun sequence encodes these proteins:
- the CTU1_1 gene encoding cytosolic thiouridylase subunit Ctu1 (EggNog:ENOG410VDYW~COG:D~BUSCO:EOG091G0CF7), giving the protein MPVSCCRCQSKGYIKRPKTSDIMCKECFSWCFEEEIHWTIVNAKLISRGDKIAIGASGGKDSTVLAYILNLLNKRYDYGAELLLLSIDEGISGYRDDSLMTVQRNQIQYGLPLKILSYQDLYGWSMDDIVKHIGNKRNCTYCGIFRRQALDKGALLLGANKICTGHNADDIAETVLMNILRGDIGRLKRCTAIMTGTDDILPRFKPFKYAYEKEIVMYAHMHKLDYFSTECKYAPQAYRGHVRAFIKDLERIRPRTIIDIIASGERMAIRSDVKMPQKSTCEKCGCISSQLICQACILLEQLNSGLPQITIKDTEQHSQID; this is encoded by the exons ATGCCAGTTTCGTGTTGCAGATGTCAGTCAAAGGGTTATATTAAACGCCCGAAAACC AGTGATATTATGTGTAAAGAATGTTTTTCTTGGTGTTTCGAAGAAGAAATACATTGGACAATTGTAAATGCCAAGCTTATTAGTCGTGGTGATAAAATTGCTATTGGTGCCTCTGGTGGTAAAG atTCTACCGTATTAGCTTACATACTAAACTTGTTAAATAAAAGATATGATTATGGAGCGGAATTGCTTCTTTTATCTATTGATGAAGGTATAAGTGGATATAGAGATGACTCATTAATG ACTGTTCAGCGAAATCAGATCCAATATGGACTTCCGTTAAAAATTCTTTCTTATCAG GATTTGTACGGATGGTCAATGGATGATATTGTGAAGCATATTGGGAATAAACGAAATT GTACTTACTGTGGGATATTTCGCCGCCAGGCTTTGGACAAAGGTGCACTACTTCTTGGAGCTAACAAAATATGTACTGGTCATAACGCTGATGATATTGCAGAGACAGTGTTAATGAATA TTCTACGAGGTGATATTGGTCGATTAAAACGATGTACAGCTATAATGACA GGTACAGATGATATACTTCCTcgttttaaaccttttaaatatGCTTACGAAAAGGAGATTGTCATGTATGCACATATGCATAAATTGGATTATTTTTCAACTGAATGTAAATACGCACCACAAGCTTATCG agGGCATGTAAGAGCGTTTATCAAGGATTTGGAGAGAATACGACCTAGGACTATCATAG ATATTATAGCATCCGGTGAACGTATGGCTATTCGAAGTGATGTAAAGATGCCTCAGAAAA GTACTTGTGAAAAGTGTGGATGCATTTCAAGTCAGCTTATATGTCAGGCATGCATTCTCCTAGAACAGCTTAATTCCGGTTTACCACAGATAACCATAAAAGATACCGAACAGCATTCTCAAATTGACTAG
- the CTU1_1 gene encoding cytosolic thiouridylase subunit Ctu1, variant 2 (EggNog:ENOG410VDYW~COG:D), protein MTGTDDILPRFKPFKYAYEKEIVMYAHMHKLDYFSTECKYAPQAYRGHVRAFIKDLERIRPRTIIGGLLSVRVEFTLFDLDIIASGERMAIRSDVKMPQKSMSSLSNKNIVLILLVYANQMRVSFLSSVQH, encoded by the exons ATGACA GGTACAGATGATATACTTCCTcgttttaaaccttttaaatatGCTTACGAAAAGGAGATTGTCATGTATGCACATATGCATAAATTGGATTATTTTTCAACTGAATGTAAATACGCACCACAAGCTTATCG agGGCATGTAAGAGCGTTTATCAAGGATTTGGAGAGAATACGACCTAGGACTATCATAGGTGGGTTGCTTTCTGTTAGAGTGGAATTCACCTTATTTGATTTAGATATTATAGCATCCGGTGAACGTATGGCTATTCGAAGTGATGTAAAGATGCCTCAGAAAAGTATGTCTTCACTTTCAAATAAAAACATTGTACTCATTCTATTAGTGTATGCAAATCAAATGCGTGTCAGCTTTTTATCATCAGTTCAGCACTAA